The Labrys wisconsinensis genome has a segment encoding these proteins:
- the tolR gene encoding protein TolR: MGASVASTGGGSGGRRKRGRRKGPIADINMTPFIDVMLCLLIIFMVAAPLLTAGVPLDLPKAEANALNQDKDPLTISVDGKGDIYLQETKVSLDEVVPRLTSIAQAGYDERVFVRGDKAVNYGQVMQVMGRISGAGFKKVALITDPEK; encoded by the coding sequence ATGGGTGCAAGTGTTGCGAGTACGGGTGGCGGATCCGGCGGCCGGCGCAAGCGCGGGCGTCGCAAGGGGCCGATCGCCGACATCAACATGACGCCGTTCATCGACGTGATGCTGTGCCTCCTGATCATCTTCATGGTGGCGGCGCCGCTGCTCACCGCCGGCGTGCCGCTCGACCTGCCCAAGGCCGAGGCCAACGCCCTCAACCAGGACAAGGATCCGCTCACGATCTCCGTCGACGGCAAGGGCGACATCTATCTGCAGGAGACCAAGGTCTCGCTCGACGAGGTGGTGCCGCGGCTCACCTCCATCGCCCAGGCCGGCTATGACGAGCGCGTCTTCGTGCGCGGCGACAAGGCCGTCAATTACGGCCAGGTGATGCAGGTGATGGGCCGGATCTCCGGCGCCGGCTTCAAGAAGGTCGCGCTGATCACCGACCCGGAGAAGTAA
- a CDS encoding antitoxin, with the protein MSETRIAKLFKNGASQAVRLPAEFRFEGDEVYITRDERTGDVILSKHPGARAWADFFELMKTIDVPADFMAERPMNTLPVERDLFADEA; encoded by the coding sequence ATGTCCGAAACCCGCATCGCGAAACTGTTCAAAAACGGGGCCAGCCAAGCCGTCCGCCTGCCGGCGGAGTTCCGCTTCGAGGGTGACGAGGTTTACATTACCCGCGATGAACGGACCGGTGACGTCATCCTGTCGAAACATCCGGGAGCCCGGGCCTGGGCTGATTTCTTCGAGCTGATGAAGACGATTGACGTTCCCGCCGACTTCATGGCGGAGCGCCCGATGAACACCCTGCCGGTCGAACGCGATCTTTTCGCCGACGAGGCGTGA
- a CDS encoding type II toxin-antitoxin system VapC family toxin, with product MLDTDMASYLIKGRSPAVAARAAEIAPADLCISIITRAELLYGLKRLAPDHRLHLGVRRFLNLVRTLSWDAEAAKHYADIRHRLVSSGQPIGELDMMIAAHCLSAGAVLVTNNIRHYDRIGSPLVLINWATGQA from the coding sequence ATGCTCGATACCGACATGGCCAGCTACCTCATCAAGGGACGCTCGCCTGCCGTTGCCGCCAGGGCCGCCGAGATCGCTCCTGCCGATTTGTGCATTTCAATAATCACGCGCGCCGAACTCCTCTACGGATTGAAACGACTGGCGCCGGATCACCGCCTGCATCTCGGCGTCCGACGCTTCCTGAACCTCGTTCGGACTCTGTCCTGGGATGCCGAGGCCGCCAAACATTACGCGGATATCCGCCACAGGCTGGTGTCATCCGGTCAGCCGATCGGAGAGCTCGACATGATGATCGCCGCGCATTGCCTGTCGGCCGGCGCGGTCCTCGTGACCAACAACATCCGGCACTATGATCGGATCGGCAGCCCGTTGGTCCTGATCAACTGGGCAACCGGGCAAGCCTGA
- the ybgC gene encoding tol-pal system-associated acyl-CoA thioesterase, which yields MTEIFQGPAGGAFDGVRHVLPLRVYYEDTDFSGVVYHASYLRFFERGRTEFVRALGIDQKALHAQTGTSFAVRRLTIDYLKPALMDDVVVVETRIGAASGASLQLEQALRRDGEVLASADVLVVCIRGGRPQRLPEAMRGARGRQA from the coding sequence ATGACCGAGATTTTTCAGGGCCCGGCCGGCGGCGCCTTCGACGGCGTGCGCCATGTCCTGCCGCTGCGCGTCTACTACGAGGACACGGATTTCAGCGGCGTGGTCTACCATGCCAGCTACCTCCGGTTCTTCGAGCGCGGGCGCACCGAGTTCGTGCGGGCGCTCGGCATCGACCAGAAGGCGCTGCATGCGCAGACCGGCACGTCCTTCGCCGTGCGGCGGCTGACGATCGACTACCTCAAGCCGGCGCTGATGGACGATGTCGTCGTGGTGGAGACGCGCATCGGCGCGGCCTCGGGCGCCTCGCTGCAGCTGGAGCAGGCGTTGCGCCGGGACGGCGAGGTGCTGGCCAGCGCCGACGTGCTGGTGGTCTGCATCCGTGGCGGACGGCCGCAGCGCCTGCCCGAAGCAATGCGCGGGGCTCGCGGGCGGCAAGCCTGA
- the tolQ gene encoding protein TolQ produces MNATPEIASTALAASDVSLWALFWQAHWVVKLVMLGLLGASIWCWAIIFDKSVLYTRSRRAMDRFEQTFWSGQSLEELYRALTQREATGMGALFVAAMREWKRSLESQGRSFLGLQARIEKVMDVTIQREVERLESKLLVLATVGSSGPFIGLFGTVWGIMTAFQSIAASKNTSLAAVAPGISEALFATAMGLVAAIPAVIAYNKFNAEVVKQQARLEGFADEFSAILSRQIDERLAA; encoded by the coding sequence ATGAACGCAACCCCTGAAATCGCCTCGACGGCCCTGGCGGCCAGCGACGTGTCGCTATGGGCGCTGTTCTGGCAGGCCCACTGGGTGGTGAAGCTGGTCATGCTCGGCCTCCTGGGCGCGTCGATCTGGTGCTGGGCCATCATCTTCGACAAGTCGGTGCTCTACACGCGGTCGCGCCGCGCCATGGACCGGTTCGAGCAGACCTTCTGGTCCGGCCAGAGCCTGGAAGAGCTCTACCGCGCGCTGACGCAACGCGAGGCGACCGGCATGGGGGCGCTGTTCGTCGCGGCGATGCGCGAATGGAAGCGCTCGCTGGAATCGCAGGGCCGCTCCTTCCTCGGCCTGCAGGCGCGCATCGAGAAGGTGATGGACGTCACCATCCAGCGCGAGGTCGAACGGCTCGAATCGAAGCTCCTCGTCCTGGCGACGGTGGGCTCGTCCGGCCCCTTCATCGGCCTGTTCGGCACGGTGTGGGGCATCATGACGGCGTTCCAGTCGATCGCCGCCTCGAAGAACACCTCGCTGGCGGCGGTGGCGCCCGGCATTTCCGAGGCGCTGTTCGCCACCGCCATGGGCCTGGTGGCGGCCATTCCCGCCGTCATCGCCTACAACAAGTTCAACGCCGAGGTGGTCAAGCAGCAGGCGCGGCTTGAAGGCTTTGCCGATGAATTCTCTGCCATCCTGTCCCGTCAGATCGACGAGCGGCTGGCGGCCTGA
- a CDS encoding lytic murein transglycosylase, translating into MGRIGGGLVAGALLAFATAAGPAQAASCQPQPFAPWLQGVRQEAAAKGISQGTIAAALDGITFDPAVVSRDRGQSVFSQTFLEFAGRMVARYRLQKAASLMKANARIFARIEQQYGVPAPVIAAFWGLETDFGAVMGNLPTLRSLATLAYDCRRPQMFRAELLDALEIIERGDLTAAEMVGPWAGELGQFQFQPSYYVKYAVDFDGDGRRDLIRSTPDALASAGNFLASLGWQRGQPWLQEVRVPAEMRWEEADLAIEHPRSQWAAWGVKAAGGALPADAMPASLLLPMGRNGPAFLAYPNFRVYLKWNQSLIYATTAAYFATRLSGAPAVSRGNGPVAPMDYREIKALQQLLVKGGYEVGEVDGKLGAVTRDGVKKAQLKFGLPADSYPTPELVERLRSGR; encoded by the coding sequence ATGGGACGGATCGGAGGGGGACTGGTCGCGGGCGCGCTCCTCGCCTTCGCCACGGCGGCCGGCCCGGCGCAGGCGGCGAGCTGCCAGCCGCAGCCCTTCGCGCCATGGCTGCAGGGCGTGCGGCAGGAGGCGGCGGCCAAGGGCATCTCGCAGGGCACGATCGCCGCGGCGCTCGACGGCATCACCTTCGATCCTGCCGTGGTGTCGCGCGACCGCGGCCAGAGCGTGTTCTCCCAGACCTTCCTGGAGTTCGCCGGCCGCATGGTGGCGCGATACCGGCTGCAGAAGGCGGCGAGCCTGATGAAGGCCAATGCCCGGATCTTCGCCCGCATCGAGCAGCAATACGGCGTGCCGGCGCCGGTCATCGCGGCGTTCTGGGGGCTGGAGACCGATTTCGGCGCGGTCATGGGCAACCTGCCGACGCTGCGCTCGCTGGCGACGCTCGCCTATGACTGCCGCCGGCCGCAGATGTTCCGGGCCGAGCTCCTCGATGCGCTGGAGATCATCGAGCGCGGCGACCTGACCGCGGCCGAGATGGTCGGGCCGTGGGCCGGCGAGCTCGGGCAGTTTCAGTTCCAGCCCTCCTACTACGTCAAATATGCCGTCGACTTCGACGGCGACGGCCGGCGCGACCTGATCCGCTCGACGCCCGACGCCCTGGCCTCCGCCGGCAATTTCCTGGCGAGCCTGGGCTGGCAGCGCGGCCAGCCCTGGCTGCAGGAGGTGCGGGTGCCGGCCGAGATGCGGTGGGAGGAGGCGGACCTCGCCATCGAGCATCCGCGCTCGCAATGGGCGGCCTGGGGCGTCAAGGCGGCGGGCGGCGCGCTGCCCGCCGACGCCATGCCGGCCTCGCTGCTGCTGCCGATGGGGCGCAACGGCCCGGCCTTCCTCGCCTACCCCAATTTCCGCGTCTATCTCAAATGGAACCAGTCGCTGATCTATGCCACCACCGCCGCCTATTTCGCCACGCGGCTGTCCGGCGCCCCGGCGGTGTCGCGCGGCAACGGCCCGGTGGCGCCGATGGACTACCGCGAGATCAAGGCCTTGCAGCAATTGCTCGTCAAGGGCGGCTACGAGGTCGGCGAGGTCGACGGCAAGCTCGGCGCCGTGACGCGGGACGGCGTCAAGAAGGCGCAGCTGAAGTTCGGCCTGCCGGCCGATTCCTATCCGACGCCGGAGCTGGTGGAGCGGTTGCGCAGCGGACGGTGA
- the tolB gene encoding Tol-Pal system beta propeller repeat protein TolB has translation MTLLIPTRRTFLSGMAAAAAVGFRSPARAQESGRLHVDITQGSIQPISIAVTDFVAGDKSGTDVSGVITNDLKRSGLFQPVDRKAFIEQVTNPDAAPRFQDWRVINTQALVAGRVSKEGDGRLRAQFRLWDIASGQQIAGQQYFADPGNWRRISHIIADAIFEALTGEKGCFDTRIAFVDESGTKEARRKRLAIMDQDGANVRYLTRGDDLVLTPRFSPTNQEVTYMSFGQSDPRVYLLNIETGQREVVGNFPGMTFSPRFSPDGRRVIMSLEQNGSANINAMDLQSRAVQQLTNDSSIDTAPSYSPDGSQIVFESDRGGNQQIYVMGADGSNAQRISYGDGRYSTPVWSPRGDLIAFTRQAAGKFAIGVMRPDGKGERVLTEGFHNEGPTWAPNGLYLMFFRDLGQGPQLWQISIMGFPEQRVPTPGFASDPAWSPLLSK, from the coding sequence ATGACCCTCCTCATCCCCACCCGCCGAACCTTCCTTTCGGGCATGGCCGCTGCCGCCGCGGTCGGCTTCCGCTCTCCTGCGCGTGCCCAGGAGAGCGGGCGCCTGCATGTCGACATCACCCAAGGCTCGATCCAGCCGATCTCGATCGCCGTCACCGACTTCGTCGCCGGCGACAAGTCCGGCACCGACGTGTCGGGGGTGATCACCAACGACCTCAAGCGCTCCGGCCTGTTCCAGCCGGTGGACCGCAAGGCCTTCATCGAGCAGGTCACCAACCCCGACGCGGCGCCGCGCTTCCAGGACTGGCGGGTGATCAACACCCAGGCCCTGGTGGCCGGGCGCGTGTCGAAGGAGGGCGACGGGCGCCTTCGGGCGCAGTTCCGCCTGTGGGACATCGCCTCGGGCCAGCAGATCGCCGGCCAGCAATATTTCGCCGATCCCGGCAACTGGCGGCGCATCTCCCACATCATCGCCGATGCCATCTTCGAGGCGCTGACCGGCGAGAAGGGCTGCTTCGACACGCGCATCGCCTTCGTCGACGAATCCGGCACCAAGGAGGCGAGGCGCAAGCGCCTCGCCATCATGGATCAGGACGGCGCCAATGTGCGCTACCTCACCCGCGGCGACGACCTGGTGCTGACGCCGCGCTTCTCGCCGACCAACCAGGAAGTGACCTACATGTCGTTCGGGCAGTCGGACCCGCGCGTCTACCTCCTGAACATCGAGACCGGCCAGCGCGAGGTGGTCGGCAATTTCCCGGGCATGACCTTCTCGCCGCGCTTCTCGCCGGACGGGCGGCGGGTCATCATGAGCCTGGAGCAGAACGGCTCGGCCAACATCAATGCGATGGATCTGCAGTCGCGCGCCGTGCAGCAGCTCACTAACGATTCCTCGATCGACACCGCTCCGTCCTATTCGCCGGACGGTTCGCAGATCGTGTTCGAATCCGACCGCGGCGGCAACCAGCAGATCTACGTGATGGGCGCGGACGGCTCCAACGCCCAGCGCATCTCCTATGGCGACGGGCGCTATTCCACGCCGGTCTGGTCGCCGCGCGGCGACCTCATCGCCTTCACCCGCCAGGCCGCCGGCAAGTTCGCCATCGGTGTCATGCGCCCGGACGGCAAGGGCGAGCGCGTGCTGACCGAGGGCTTCCACAACGAGGGGCCAACCTGGGCGCCGAACGGGCTCTACCTGATGTTCTTCCGCGACCTCGGCCAGGGGCCGCAGCTCTGGCAGATCTCGATCATGGGCTTCCCCGAGCAGCGCGTGCCGACGCCCGGCTTCGCCTCGGATCCGGCCTGGTCGCCGCTCCTGTCGAAATAG
- the ybgF gene encoding tol-pal system protein YbgF — protein MMFVLSAAPALAGPFDSTLLPPAPVGGSDGFVLAQTDGTIGDLVARVQRLEGQNRQLTGQVQELQNQLRRAQDDFNRYREDTEFRLQAVEGGKGPAPRPQKKVEAAPPPPQQQQAGLGVPPQTLGTIPVNPGPPALDDGGQPGPDDQQVMADPNAPMTLPGGGYPADGQPRSSLTPPGLPGVAVNTAAPPPLSQQAALSPQAPGPRSAEDEYSADYRLIESGNYEAAEAAFRKFLAAYPKDKRVPDAIHWVGESLFQRKQYRDAAEQFLTVTKNYSGYRRAPSSMYRLGMSLAALGEKEAACATFQEIGRKYPNAAATVKSGVQRETQRNGC, from the coding sequence ATGATGTTTGTCTTGTCCGCCGCCCCGGCCCTGGCCGGGCCGTTCGATTCGACTCTGCTGCCGCCGGCGCCGGTCGGCGGATCGGACGGCTTCGTGCTGGCCCAGACCGACGGCACCATCGGCGACCTCGTCGCCCGCGTGCAGCGCCTGGAGGGGCAGAACCGCCAGCTCACCGGCCAGGTGCAGGAGCTGCAGAACCAGTTGCGCCGGGCGCAGGACGACTTCAACCGCTATCGCGAGGACACCGAGTTCCGGCTCCAGGCGGTCGAAGGCGGCAAGGGACCGGCGCCGCGGCCGCAGAAGAAGGTCGAGGCCGCCCCGCCCCCGCCGCAGCAGCAACAGGCAGGCCTCGGCGTGCCGCCCCAGACGCTGGGCACCATTCCCGTCAATCCCGGCCCGCCGGCGCTCGATGACGGCGGCCAGCCCGGGCCCGACGACCAGCAGGTGATGGCCGATCCCAACGCCCCGATGACGCTGCCCGGCGGCGGCTATCCCGCCGACGGCCAGCCGCGCTCCTCGCTCACCCCGCCGGGCCTGCCGGGCGTCGCCGTCAACACCGCCGCTCCGCCCCCGCTCTCCCAGCAGGCCGCCCTCTCGCCGCAGGCGCCGGGGCCGCGCTCGGCGGAGGACGAATATTCGGCCGACTATCGCCTGATCGAGAGCGGCAACTACGAGGCGGCGGAAGCGGCCTTCCGCAAGTTCCTCGCCGCCTATCCCAAGGACAAGCGCGTGCCCGACGCCATCCACTGGGTCGGCGAGAGCCTGTTCCAGCGCAAGCAGTACCGCGACGCCGCCGAGCAGTTCCTCACCGTGACCAAGAACTATTCGGGCTATCGCCGTGCGCCCTCGAGCATGTACCGCCTCGGCATGTCGCTGGCCGCTCTCGGCGAGAAGGAGGCGGCCTGCGCCACCTTCCAGGAGATCGGCCGCAAATATCCCAACGCCGCCGCCACGGTGAAGAGCGGCGTGCAGCGCGAGACCCAGCGCAACGGCTGCTGA